The following DNA comes from Chitinophaga nivalis.
ACGTACCTTTTCACCGGGTTTCAGTTCCTTCGTCATATCTGCCACCGTATCCCGAACGATGTTGGCCAGCAGTTCATTAAAATAGTCCGACAGATAGTTGCCTTTGTAAATACCACTTACCAGCTCCAGGCTACCATCCGGGAAGATGACATCGGTTGCCCGTGTTTTCCCCGTCAGGATGCCGCTCAACGCTGTCAGACAAGCTTTCACCAGGTTCACATGCGGCGCATAGGCTATCCGGTCTTTTACCAGTTCCTGCAACGCCACCTCCAGGCGGAAAGTAGCCGCCACTTCCCTGACAGCTGCCGGTATGTGCAGTCCTTCCGCGGTGATGTTTACATACCCCAGTGCTTCCAGCTCCAAAATAAATGCCGTAAACAAACGCGCATATTTATCTTCTATATCCAGTGCCTTTCTCAATTCATCCAACGACTGACCGGCGGTTTGCCGGGTAGCTACGCCCAATTCCAATAATACCTGCAACAATCCTTTGCCACAAATAGCTTTAAAAGCGGCTTCACCAGCTTCATCATTTTTATATATCAGTGGCTCCGGTTCCTGCAAAGTAGCTACCGAAGCTTTGCTATCCGCTACTGTTGGTTCTCTGTGTGCAGATGATACCGCAGCAGGATTTGCCGGCACCCAATAACGTTCACGGGCAAACGAATATGTAGGTAAACTGATTTTAGGTGGTTTACCGGCGCCATACAACAGCTCCCAGGAAATATTGACACCTTTCACCCATAACTCCGCCAGGGCGCCCAGCTCGCGGTTCTTCACCGCACTGGTGATATAGGCCCTGCCCGATTCGCCCGTCAGGGAAATAGCCGGTTTTTCTTTACGGGTATTACCCACAAAAAGATCTGCTGTTTTCTCTGATAAATAATCCGACAATCCCCTGATGATAGCTGCCGTATCTTTTGCCAGTAACGCCAATCGCTCTTCCATGGGTTCTCTTCCTACCTGTAGCGTATAGGCTACTGCTTCCGGCATTACATCCGGCGTTGCCAACAGGAAATCTTTCAGCTCCTGCGCCTGCGCCTTCAACCTCGCGGTGTTACGCGCCGATAATACAATCAGCACGGGGAGTCCCGCTGTTTGCGCTGGTAATACAGCAGGATATTCTTCCAGCACCAGGTGCGCATTCGTGCCGCTGAAACCAAAGCTGCTCAAAGCCGCGCGCCGCCGCGTAGCAGGAGCAACTGTCCAATCCTGTAATGCAGTCACTACATAAAATGGACTGGCCGACAAGCGCAGATGTTCGTTCTCTTCCCGGTAATGAATACTCGGCGCCAGTTTTTTATGTTTAAACTGTAACAGGATTTTTTCCAGGCCCGCCACACCTGCGGCAGCAGAGGTATGCCCCAGGTTACTCTTCACGGAACCAATGCCGCAATAACTACTTTTATCTGTAAAGGCATTAAACGCATTGGTGAGGGCTTCTACTTCTACCGGATCACCCAGTTTAGTACCAGTACCATGTGTTTCCACATAGCTGATCGTTTCCGGATTGATCGCATATCTTGTATAAATATCTTTTAACAACGCGGTCTGTGCACTTACACTCGGAGCCGTGATGCCATTTGTTTTTCCATCCTGGTTGATACCTGAACCCAGTATCACCCCTTTAATATCATCACCATCTCTTATCGCGTCGCTCAGACGCTTTAATACCACTACACCCGCTCCTTCTCCCGGTACAAAACCATCTGCGCTGTTATCAAATGTTTTGCATTTACCTTCTTTAGATAACATGCCTGCCGCACACATCTGCTGATAGGACTCTACCCCCAGATAAAGGCTTACGCCACCTGCGAGGGCCATATCCGTTTCTTTCTGCAGCAATGCCTGGCAGGCCAGGTGAATGGCCACCAGTGAGCTGGAACAAGCCGTATCAATCGCAATGGCGGGACCTTTCAGATTCAGCAGATAAGACATCCGGGCGGCAAAAATGGAATGAGCGGTGCCGGTCATGGATTGTGCCTGATTCAGGGCGATTCCTGATTTCAACATCAGGTTACCATATTCACTACCCATGATACCAACGTAAGTACCGCACTTCATACCATCTAACTGCGAGCGTCTGTATCCCGCATCCTCCAGGGCTTTCCAGCATTCTTCCAGGAAAATCCGATGCTGCGGGTCCATCATTTCTGCTTCAGCGGGAGGAATATTAAAGAACAGCGGATCAAATTTATCGATATCATCTACGGCGCCCAGCCATTTGGAATACACGTCACCGGTCTTTTCTCCATCCGCTTTATAGTAACGTTCTACGTCCCATCTGTCTTTGGCAATCGTCGTTACGCAGTCGGTACCGGTGGCGATGTTATCCCAGTAAACACGCAGGTTACCGGCCTTTGGATAACGACCGCTCATACCTACAATGGCAATTTTTTCTGTGGTGGTGGCTACTGCTACCGGCTCTTCACGTGTTGCTTTCACCTGTGGCACTGCTACAATGGGCGCCGGCTCTGCAGGTGGTAATGGCTGCTGTGGTTCCTCACGAAATACTGGCAACGTTGCCGCGACCTGCTCCGCCGGCAACTGATTGGCGATGTAAGCTGTCAGTTCTTTCAACGCCGGATAGTCATACAGTTTGGTTGCCGGCAATTGCAATCCAAATTGTTCATTGATGCTTTTAATCAGTTCTACCCCCAGAATGGAGTCCAGGCCCAGTTCCTGGAAGCTCAGGTTTTCATCCATCTCTTCATCCAGGTACAAAGTTTCGCCCAACATCTTTTTCAGTTGGGATAATATTTTTGCTTCCGTGGCTTCCCTTGCAGGCTTCTTATCCGGTACTGGTGCGGATACAGGTTGCGCTGTTGCAATACTGTCTAAAACAACGCGGGTAGCAACAACAGGCGCCCGTTGTACGGTTGCTTCCTGCACCGGTGCAAATGACTGCTGTGCCGTGATATGACCTGCCAGCAAATGCAATGTGGGATAGTCGTATAGTGTAGTGGCACTAAAGCTGCATCCAAACTGTTCATTGATACTTTTAATCAATTCTACACCCAGGATAGAATCCAGACCCAGTTCCTGAAAAGTAAGTTCACCATTGATATCTTCCTCGATATACAAGGTATTTTTCAGCAGTGTTTCCAATTGAGCGTGTACTTCATTGGATGCGATCATTTCCATTAACCGGTTGTCTTGCTCAACCTGTATGTTATTCTGCATAGGATCAGGGGTTTCACTTGCTATAAGCGGATTTGTAACTGTTACGGCTTCCAGTACATTGGTTAATGCCACTTTCTTTTGCATGCCGGCTATTTCAACGGGGTGGTTAAACATCTCCGCGGTTTTTATCAGTTCCGCCAATTGTATGGCAGTAGTCGCAGATACGGTTGCCGGCTGTGCAGGACGACTGTCTGTTCGTTGTTCTTTATGATCAAACCAGTATCTCTTTCTGGCAAAAGGATAGGTGGGCAAACTGATTCTATCCGGGGTATGCTCCTCATACAACAAGTGCCAGTCAATGTCTGTTCCCTTCACCCACCACCGGATCAGTTGTTCCAGTGCTTTCTCTTTGAGGGCTTGATCTATATAAGCCTGCCCGGCATTATCATCCGGCAGGAAATCCTGTTTTTCTTCTCTGGTATTACCGGTAAAGATATCTCCTGGCGTACCGGATAAGTAGTTATGCAATTGTGCAGCCAGTTCCGCTTTATCCTTTACGATAAAAGCCAGGCGTTCATCCATCGGTTGCCGGCCTATCTGCAGGGTATAGGCGATGTCATACAAATTGGTATGCGGCTGGGTTTCCAGAAATCCGGCCAGCTGCTGTACCTGTTTTTTGAGGCGCTCTGCATTTTTTGCCGACAGCAGTATAATAACCGGATCATCACTGGTATATGCCGGCTTTAACCGGGGCTGGTATTCTGCCACTATCAGATGCGCGTTGCTGCCACCTGCGCCAAAGGCACTGATACCCGCCACGCGGGGTTTATTATCGGCTGTAGGCCATGCCGCCAGCTGTTGCTGTACTTTAAACGGACTATTCGCAAAATCAATCACCGGATTGAGGGTAGCGGCATGTAAAGAAGGGACTAACTGCTGATGTTTCAGCTGCAACAATATTTTTGTCAACCCCGATATACCGGCGGCGGACTCGCCATGCCCGATGTTGGATTTTACAGATCCTATGCTGCAATACTGTTTCTCTTCTGTAGCAAATGCTTTGGTCAACCCGGTAATTTCTATCGGATCACCCAGACTGGTACCCGTGCCATGTGCTTCGATGTAACTAATATCTTTCGTTGCTACACCAGCCTTATTGATGGCTGCTTTGATAACAGCCGCCTGTGCCTGCGGATTCGGTACCGTATAGCCATTTGTTTTACCGCCATGGTTGATCGCTGTTCCTTTGATCACCCCATAGATACGATCGCCATCGGCTTCGGCCTGGCTTAATTTTTTCAGCAATACGGCTCCCACGCCTTCTCCCGGCACATAACCTTCTCCGCCTGCACCAAAGCTTTCACATCTTCCTTTACCGGATACAAATTTTCCCTGGCTTAACAACAGGTATTTATTCGGATGTACACTCAGGTTTACCCCACCGGCAATCGCCACTGCGGTATCTCCTGTTTGCAGGTCTTTGCAGGCCAGGTGGATGGCTGTCAGCGAGGAAGAGCACATCGTGTCCACGGCGATGCTGGGACCCTGAAAATTAAAACAATAGGATACCCTGTTGGCGATACTGGCCGGACTGCCTGCCGGTGTGATAAAATTACCTTTCAACCGTTCTTCTGCGCCAAACAACTGGTACTCTTCATACATCACACCCACGTATACGCCTACACGTGCAGGCGGTTCTCCCGGCAACCGATCTTTGCGGCCTTGTAACGCCTCACTGGTATATCCCGCATCCTCCATGGTTTCCCAAACGGTTTGCAGGAACAGGCGTTCCTGCGGGTCCATTAATCCGGCTTCCCGCGGCGAGATATTAAAGAATAACGGATCAAATTTATCTATATCCTGGAGGAAGCCGCCCCATTTGCTGTAACTCTTACCGGCAGTGCCTTTTTCAGCATCATAAAAGCCGGTTATCTGCCACCTGTCTGCCGGAATTTCTGTAATACTGTCTTTGCCTGCTTTTAAATTCTCCCAGAACTCCGTCACGTTTGCGGCACCGGGGTAACGGCCACTTAATCCGATGATGGCAATATCTTCCGGTTCAAACGCAGATGTATCCGTAGCTGTTTTTGCCGGCAGCGGTCTGAAACGTGTTCCCTGCTGCTGGTGAATGTCGCCGGCGATGTTGTGGCCGGCAGATATCGTTTCTCCTGCCAGTTTCCGGAGCGTATCCGGATGATCTGCCACTAAGCTGCCCGCCAGTTCCTCTACGGTCTGATATTCAAAAAATAAGGTGCCGGATATGCCGGCAAACACTTCTCCCAGTAAATTGGTCAGGCGGGTAATCATTACCGAATCGATACCATACCGTTCCAACGGTGCTTTCGGATCCAGCTTCCCTGCCGGCAATTTTAATTCCCGGGACAGTAAGGTGCGCAGGTACTGGATAGCCACCGGTTTCAACGATGCCTGTGCGGCTTCACCAGACACGGGTGTAGTCTGTTTTACAGCCTGCTCAAACAAGCTCGCGGTGGCTGCTGGTTTCCCATAAACAATCATTACCTGTCCGGCATCACCACCTAATAAGGTATCGAAAGCCTGTAAGCCGGCAGCCGTAGATAATGGCTGCAGTCCCCATTGCTGTTCCAGATATCTTTCACTGTCGGCATCCAGCTGCATGCCTCCCTCTTTCCATAAGGGCCAGCTCATACTGAGTGTCTTACCTTGCCTTTCTCCGCTTAACTGTTTTTCATGCCGGTACAACGCGTAATGGTCCTGCCAGGCATTGGCAGCCGCATAGTCGGCCTGCCCCACATTGCCCAACACAGATGCAATGGAAGAGAAGAACACCATAAAATCTAATGGTTCATCTTTCGTACATTCATCCAGGTTAGTGGTACCTGCTATTTTAGCGGAAAGTACTTCTTTAATGGTGGCAGTCTGTTTGTTGACAATCAGGCTATCCCGCACGACGCCGGCACTGTGAATAATACCATCCAGCTTTTGATACTGTGTTTTGATGTGGCTGATCAAATCGGCTACTTCCGCTTTGTTGCTCACATCACAACGGTGATAGCTGGCATCGGGCAATGCCGCTACAAATGCGGCCTGCGCTACCGTCAGTTCACTGCGCCCGGTGAGAATCAATTTTGTACCGGCAGTACGACTCAAATGCGTGGCGAATATTTTTCCTAAACCACCTGCACCGCCTGTTATCAGGTATACGCCATCTGGTTTGATGTGCATGTCATCAGGTGCCGGTGCAGCGGCCGGGATTTCTTTCGCCTTTTTCACCTCCCGCTTTCCGGCCACATAACGTACCTGCGTATCCGTAGTATATAGTTCTGCTTCCAGGATCTTGGTAAGGGTAGACAACGATAGCTCCGCTACACCAATAACTTTACCGCTTACGCCCGGATATTCCAGCACCGCCGTCTGTAATAGCCCGGATACGAAACCACCTGCTACATAGTCTGCGTTGCTGCATACTACGATAAAATGTGCCTTTGTACGTGCCTTCAATTTCGTCTGCACCATTTCCAATACCTGGATGAAATAGTCGGTGCTATCTGTTGTAGATAAAGCGGTTACCGGCACCTGCAATACCGTTTGCAGCTGACCGGCCAACTCAGCGGAGCCGCCCGCCAACAGGATATGCCGGCTGGTATCTGTGCGGTTCACGGCTGGCGATGCTGCCGGATTTTCTTCCCAGCGATGGGTATATAAACGGGTAACAGCAGGTGTTGCCGGCTGTTCCGTACGATTGACAGGCAGCGTTACAAAATCTTTTATCTGTACCAATACTTCTCCCTGCTCTCCCAACAAATCAATATCATAACCAGTACCGTTGCTGTTTATCTTCTCCTGGCTGCTTTTCCGGACATAACTCCATACAGTAGCCGGTAAATCCTGGTAGATAATAAGTTCGCCTACGCTATAAGGTAACGCCAATCCCAATACCTTTTCGTCCAGACTTAATCCTATACATGTTTGCAAGGCGCTGTCCAGCACACCGGGAATCAGGCTGTAGCCAGCGGCCGGTGTCAACACAATCCGCGACAATGCTGCTGTTTCACTGTAGTAAATTGTTTCTATCCCCCGGAAAGAAGTACCATAATTCAATCCTACTGTTTTGAACAGGTCATAACAGTCAGGCCCGTCTTTTACCAATGGTAATCTTTGCCGGATGCTATCCGGATGTTGCGCTGCTGGCGGCTCCTGCACTGTGGTATGCATTTTTCCCCGGCTGTATATCTTTGTTGCTGTGGCCTCCCGGGAATAAATTTCATAGGCGATATCTTCCCCGGCTGCAGTCAGGCTGATATGCACTGTTACCGGTGTACCATTTACCTTCACCGGCGACAACCAGTTAATCGCTGAGAAGCGCGTCACCGGCACTTCTGCAGCATAGCTACCTGCAGCACGGGCCAGTTCCACCTGTGCCGCACCAGGCAATATCTTTTCGGTTCCCACCTGATGATCAGACAGGAATAATTCTTTTCCTGTATAGATGCTGGTAAACTCCTGTACCCTCAGGGTAGAGCTGTTATAATGCAATAACGGATGCAGCTGATGATGACCGTTTGCAGCAAAGCTTTCGGGTTCCGCTGCTACTGCAATCCAATAACGTTCACGGGCAAACGGATATACCGGCAAACTGATTCTGTTAGGCAGATGACCTCCATACAGTAGACGCCAGTCAATATGCACGCCCTTTACCCACAATTGCGCCAGCGAAGCACTCTCCCTGCATTTAATGGCCGTGGTGATATATGCATGTCCTGCTTCTCCTTCCAGTAAAAAGCCCGCAGGCGCCGTTTCTGTATTGCCAGTAAAATAATCATGCTTTTTGCCCGCCAGGTAATCGGTCAGCTGGTTGATAAAGAAAGCCGGTGTTTTAACAATGAAGGCTACACGCTCTTCCATTTCCTCCCGGCCTGTTTGTAAAGTATAGGCGATCTCATAGGGATTACTTTCCGGATGCTGCTCCAGGTAATCTTTCAGGTTGGTCACCTGTTCCCGCAGCCGGTCGGTATCACGGGCGGATAACACCATGATAACCGGCGCCGTACTGCTGTAGACAGTTGTTGTTGCCGGCTGATATGCTGCTACAATGAGATGCGCATTACTCCCCCCTGCCCCAAAGCTGCTGATGCCGGCGAGGCGAGGCTTATTATCTATGGTAGTCCATGCCTCCAGCTGTTGCTGTACCTTAAACGGACTACCTGCAAAATCTATATTCGGATTTAAAGTAGCGGCATGCAAAGAAGGCACCAGCTGCTGATGCTTTAATTGCAGCAATACTTTCGTCAGCCCGGATATACCTGCTGCCGATTCGCAATGCCCGATGTTCGACTTCACCGAACCGATGCTGCAATACTGTAGTTGTGTAGTGGCAAATGCCTGACTCAATCCGGCTATCTCTATCGGGTCGCCCAGACTGGTACCTGTGCCATGTGCTTCGATGTAACTAAAGTCTGCTGCCTGTACTCCTGCCCGGTCCATCGCTGCTTTGATCACAGCTGCCTGTGCTTTGGGATTAGGTACGGCATAACCATTCGTTTTACCGCCATGGTTGATGGCTGTTCCTTTAATCACCCCATAGATATGATCACCAGCTGCGATAGCGCTACTTAATCTTTTTAAGAGTACGGCGCCTACTCCTTCCCCTGGTACATATCCTTCACCACCGGCGCCAAAACTCTCACACCGGCCGATAGCCGACATAAAATGTCCCTGGCTCAGGGCCAGGTATTTATTCGGGTGAATACTCACATTCACCCCACCTGCGATAGCCTGCTCACAATGGCCATTATGGATACTTTCACAAGCCAGGTGGATGGCTGTCAATGACGAGGAACACATGGTATCCACCGCCATGCTGGGGCCATGAAAATTGAAATAATAAGATACGCGGTTGGCGATACTGGCAGGGCTGCCACTGGGGGAAACAGCATGTCCTTTTCTTTTTTCTTCTATCCCAAACAACGGATATTCTTCATACATCACCCCTACATACACGCCTACCTTGTCACCCAATACCGCTTTGCCGTTTATCGTTCCGGACACACCCGTTCTCGTATATCCGGCATCTTCTATCGTTTCCCATACCGTTTCCAGGAACAATCTTTCCTGCGGGTCCATCAATTCGGCTTCCCGCGGCGATATATTAAAAAATAACGGATCAAATTTATCTACGTCTGCTATAAAGCCACCCCATTTGCTGTAGCTCTTACCGGCACTCCCTTTTTCTGCATCATAAAAACCGGCGATGGGCCAGCGTTCTTCGGGAATTTCGGTGATGCAGTCCTTGCCAGCTTTCAATACTTCCCAGAAGGCGGCTATGTTTTTCGCGCCCGGATAACGGCCACTGAGGCCGATGATCGCAA
Coding sequences within:
- a CDS encoding SDR family NAD(P)-dependent oxidoreductase, which encodes MKQQFISIYTGQESFLTDHRIGTEKVLPGVAYLELAAAGATHLRQEQVTRIKDITWPAALQIRDTATKVYTGFEIAGEETGFKVYTLEGATAHVHSQGRLSTAKLTVPANQDLAAIRQQLTAEKDGAACYELFATLGLHYGPGFQGIQTLYYNDTTALSRIALPVEAGYRLPPGILDSALQTCIGIHMAKGTPALSVPYSAGEVTIYQDLPATVWSYVRKRSDNNGSAITRYDIDLLNEQGEVLVRITDFATLPVDLFTKADSRTRLYTYNWEEVLPVSPAKENPDSRHQILLAGGPAGLADQLQAALDIPVTALLADNATEYFIRVWEIVKAELQTKTNTHIIVLGSHADYVEYGLITGLLQTAALEHPGISGKVISVEALSLHAITDLTAILEAELYTTDTQVRYAAGKRSVKRVKAASLTEEGVAVKTGGVYLITGGVGGLGKIFATHLSQTAGTKLVLTGRSELTAAHAAFVASLPDAVYHRCDVGNKAEVAALIAMIKTRYQQLDGIIHSAGVVRDSLMGNKQIDNIREVLSAKIAGTYNLDECTKGEALDFMVYCSSVAAIAGNVGQADYAAGNAYQDHYAAYRQDKQSKGERQGKTLSINWPLWKEGGMQLEAVHENYLAQQWDILPLPSADGLAAFTTLLRSGLSQGIVLYGKSERVSAVLQAVTDTSATKPASPSLQVAAEALLKPAAIRFLQDILSAALKIPLNKLDPDVAFERYGIDSVIITQLTGLLDQSFDRIPRTLFFEYQTLSALADYFVTFHAARLQVLTGLQPADPIQPEVNNQPQPVVVAVPAREETAASSLSEDIAIIGLSGRYPGAKNIAAFWEVLKAGKDCITEIPEERWPIAGFYDAEKGSAGKSYSKWGGFIADVDKFDPLFFNISPREAELMDPQERLFLETVWETIEDAGYTRTGVSGTINGKAVLGDKVGVYVGVMYEEYPLFGIEEKRKGHAVSPSGSPASIANRVSYYFNFHGPSMAVDTMCSSSLTAIHLACESIHNGHCEQAIAGGVNVSIHPNKYLALSQGHFMSAIGRCESFGAGGEGYVPGEGVGAVLLKRLSSAIAAGDHIYGVIKGTAINHGGKTNGYAVPNPKAQAAVIKAAMDRAGVQAADFSYIEAHGTGTSLGDPIEIAGLSQAFATTQLQYCSIGSVKSNIGHCESAAGISGLTKVLLQLKHQQLVPSLHAATLNPNIDFAGSPFKVQQQLEAWTTIDNKPRLAGISSFGAGGSNAHLIVAAYQPATTTVYSSTAPVIMVLSARDTDRLREQVTNLKDYLEQHPESNPYEIAYTLQTGREEMEERVAFIVKTPAFFINQLTDYLAGKKHDYFTGNTETAPAGFLLEGEAGHAYITTAIKCRESASLAQLWVKGVHIDWRLLYGGHLPNRISLPVYPFARERYWIAVAAEPESFAANGHHQLHPLLHYNSSTLRVQEFTSIYTGKELFLSDHQVGTEKILPGAAQVELARAAGSYAAEVPVTRFSAINWLSPVKVNGTPVTVHISLTAAGEDIAYEIYSREATATKIYSRGKMHTTVQEPPAAQHPDSIRQRLPLVKDGPDCYDLFKTVGLNYGTSFRGIETIYYSETAALSRIVLTPAAGYSLIPGVLDSALQTCIGLSLDEKVLGLALPYSVGELIIYQDLPATVWSYVRKSSQEKINSNGTGYDIDLLGEQGEVLVQIKDFVTLPVNRTEQPATPAVTRLYTHRWEENPAASPAVNRTDTSRHILLAGGSAELAGQLQTVLQVPVTALSTTDSTDYFIQVLEMVQTKLKARTKAHFIVVCSNADYVAGGFVSGLLQTAVLEYPGVSGKVIGVAELSLSTLTKILEAELYTTDTQVRYVAGKREVKKAKEIPAAAPAPDDMHIKPDGVYLITGGAGGLGKIFATHLSRTAGTKLILTGRSELTVAQAAFVAALPDASYHRCDVSNKAEVADLISHIKTQYQKLDGIIHSAGVVRDSLIVNKQTATIKEVLSAKIAGTTNLDECTKDEPLDFMVFFSSIASVLGNVGQADYAAANAWQDHYALYRHEKQLSGERQGKTLSMSWPLWKEGGMQLDADSERYLEQQWGLQPLSTAAGLQAFDTLLGGDAGQVMIVYGKPAATASLFEQAVKQTTPVSGEAAQASLKPVAIQYLRTLLSRELKLPAGKLDPKAPLERYGIDSVMITRLTNLLGEVFAGISGTLFFEYQTVEELAGSLVADHPDTLRKLAGETISAGHNIAGDIHQQQGTRFRPLPAKTATDTSAFEPEDIAIIGLSGRYPGAANVTEFWENLKAGKDSITEIPADRWQITGFYDAEKGTAGKSYSKWGGFLQDIDKFDPLFFNISPREAGLMDPQERLFLQTVWETMEDAGYTSEALQGRKDRLPGEPPARVGVYVGVMYEEYQLFGAEERLKGNFITPAGSPASIANRVSYCFNFQGPSIAVDTMCSSSLTAIHLACKDLQTGDTAVAIAGGVNLSVHPNKYLLLSQGKFVSGKGRCESFGAGGEGYVPGEGVGAVLLKKLSQAEADGDRIYGVIKGTAINHGGKTNGYTVPNPQAQAAVIKAAINKAGVATKDISYIEAHGTGTSLGDPIEITGLTKAFATEEKQYCSIGSVKSNIGHGESAAGISGLTKILLQLKHQQLVPSLHAATLNPVIDFANSPFKVQQQLAAWPTADNKPRVAGISAFGAGGSNAHLIVAEYQPRLKPAYTSDDPVIILLSAKNAERLKKQVQQLAGFLETQPHTNLYDIAYTLQIGRQPMDERLAFIVKDKAELAAQLHNYLSGTPGDIFTGNTREEKQDFLPDDNAGQAYIDQALKEKALEQLIRWWVKGTDIDWHLLYEEHTPDRISLPTYPFARKRYWFDHKEQRTDSRPAQPATVSATTAIQLAELIKTAEMFNHPVEIAGMQKKVALTNVLEAVTVTNPLIASETPDPMQNNIQVEQDNRLMEMIASNEVHAQLETLLKNTLYIEEDINGELTFQELGLDSILGVELIKSINEQFGCSFSATTLYDYPTLHLLAGHITAQQSFAPVQEATVQRAPVVATRVVLDSIATAQPVSAPVPDKKPAREATEAKILSQLKKMLGETLYLDEEMDENLSFQELGLDSILGVELIKSINEQFGLQLPATKLYDYPALKELTAYIANQLPAEQVAATLPVFREEPQQPLPPAEPAPIVAVPQVKATREEPVAVATTTEKIAIVGMSGRYPKAGNLRVYWDNIATGTDCVTTIAKDRWDVERYYKADGEKTGDVYSKWLGAVDDIDKFDPLFFNIPPAEAEMMDPQHRIFLEECWKALEDAGYRRSQLDGMKCGTYVGIMGSEYGNLMLKSGIALNQAQSMTGTAHSIFAARMSYLLNLKGPAIAIDTACSSSLVAIHLACQALLQKETDMALAGGVSLYLGVESYQQMCAAGMLSKEGKCKTFDNSADGFVPGEGAGVVVLKRLSDAIRDGDDIKGVILGSGINQDGKTNGITAPSVSAQTALLKDIYTRYAINPETISYVETHGTGTKLGDPVEVEALTNAFNAFTDKSSYCGIGSVKSNLGHTSAAAGVAGLEKILLQFKHKKLAPSIHYREENEHLRLSASPFYVVTALQDWTVAPATRRRAALSSFGFSGTNAHLVLEEYPAVLPAQTAGLPVLIVLSARNTARLKAQAQELKDFLLATPDVMPEAVAYTLQVGREPMEERLALLAKDTAAIIRGLSDYLSEKTADLFVGNTRKEKPAISLTGESGRAYITSAVKNRELGALAELWVKGVNISWELLYGAGKPPKISLPTYSFARERYWVPANPAAVSSAHREPTVADSKASVATLQEPEPLIYKNDEAGEAAFKAICGKGLLQVLLELGVATRQTAGQSLDELRKALDIEDKYARLFTAFILELEALGYVNITAEGLHIPAAVREVAATFRLEVALQELVKDRIAYAPHVNLVKACLTALSGILTGKTRATDVIFPDGSLELVSGIYKGNYLSDYFNELLANIVRDTVADMTKELKPGEKVRILEVGAGTGGTSEVIFKKLIPYKTQVEYVYTDLSKSFLFHAESTYKNLAPYLVTALLNIEQPPHRQGFSVADFDIVIGANVVHATRDITSSLLNIKNLLKKDGILLLNEIASRELFATLTFGLLDGWGLYEDTAIRLAGSPGLSAESWQQVLTTAGYEQTQSFPANNTLSQQIIRSRSNGIIQAVPATAVPVSTPATQVKVAAPAQDNGWLTEQLLNIAADTIKLPKKEFDIDEQFSDYGFDSILGTTLVRNINELLQITLKPTDIFNYPNIRQLAGYIGETFREELFPDTQNKELVDAGIVQPEVVVPTITFTEKPTVAVKETRTTAPAQVNDIAIVGISGQFGSAGDIAAYWEALKEGRSVIEEVPADRWDAREYFSTDRNEPGKTYSKWGGFLRDIDKFDPLFFRISGSEAEVMDPQQRLFLEHCWKAIEDAGISPQQLRSGRCGVYAGASQGDYITNTLDSTEASAMWGNSSAILASRISYLLDLKGPAISIDTACSSSLVAIDLGCASLQRGDTDVILAGGISIMTSSGFYVVASRAEMLSPNGKCYAFDKRADGFVPGEGAGVVILKRLADAERDGDHIYGVIKGSLTNQDGTSNGITAPSVVSQMNLEKEVYAKFNINPETISYVEAHGTGTSLGDPIEFDALTASFSYYTKKKQYCGLGSVKTNIGHTLMAAGVSGVIKVLLALKYKQLPPTLNYEECNPLIDLANSPFKIQDKLEDWVTTDNAPRRAAISSFGYSGTNAHLIIEEYQPSPRQPYVGTAPAIVVLSAKSADRLKAQVLNLKNFLTIHPDLQLYDVAYTLQTGREAMEERLAFIVTDKATLLTKLSDYLAGKPGDWLTGNTRKDKPEFLSKSGAGQAYIQYAITNRESASLAQLWVKGTSIDWHLLYPDNTPQRISLPAYPFARERYWATNKTITTPVSVGYHQLHPLLHRNESDFSKQLYTSTYTGQESFLKDHQVGADKVLPGVAYLEMAREAGARSTRRKITQLKDIIWLAPIRVNGTPETVHIRLQAEADDAAYEVYTQNSGREKIHCQGKISTELQSVPVNVAPATILERLYQVREGAACYAAFKEIGLHYGTSFQGLQMLYYGEQEALSRITLSAQDGYVLNPGILDSALQTCIGLHPGKQTAALSLPFSIGTMTIYQDIPATVWCYVRTNKTATGNNGATCYDIDLLGEQGEVLLAIKDFVILPLDKTVEANKITPGNHTNGKAATELLYVPFWERATATANAWTPAAGEHLIITGDAPDSLVADLKNILTAKYGKATVVKTLTTIPTDITAIYLLQGLSAAAADHSLSNGFERRELSVFNTIKKLLAAGYGDKKISVNVFTCQTQQVLPADTIQAAGSGIIGLTGALAKEQPLWQIRTIDLDTTAITPADLEKAIQAPYDKSDTLISYRNGYFYQRSLYPLTLSATQPEKFRHQGVYVMLGGAGGLGKVTTAYLVEQYQAQVIWLGRRPLDATIMAAQDEIAQLGVRPLYISCDANNEAAMRNAYQEIKQSYPAIHGIFHTAIVLHDMLLKNMQEADFLQSFSPKSLGSHHLIAAFKEEPLDFICFYSSAQSQFNNAGQGNYSAGCTYKDSYAGSLQQQMPAPVSIINWGYWGEAGIVASHEYRDTMASMGIDSISREEGMQVLETVLANKLHQVVTIKFNQV